In Ostrea edulis chromosome 4, xbOstEdul1.1, whole genome shotgun sequence, a single window of DNA contains:
- the LOC125669820 gene encoding vasculin-like protein 1, with protein MAAHNAPKHDFAPAWLKIPSQENPKPAGPKTIENDKSARTRPNYYNRHQSYAELHRQNSFENYYDGKRRGPPRHHSVDDDFYPYPPYGHYGYYNGYGMHYNSNPSIFRPPPNREAKYPQHPNMRYSQMNGAYPGYYDLYAGPFDYYGEQPFFSSYPSNRNSKKSHYEKEGRSNSKEGKDKDANEKSKTKDDEDGEKPSFQEDFPSLNGDENNEKTNKIANGGSVWEHPPHGKNNTSKFGDRGPSSNIYKSLVPNKLQGSVNRKPKENVRFNGGFASSSKPLTPPGVTPSKEGSRQSPTPPMEILNTRLVTQPRNLGDKKSEFLRALRRENSGYSPEDTQRTGGKGEGLDTVTNGISDLGMDDNQEGLLSSSLEAEQRLLKEMGWTESDEEEYVITEDEKKEFQDRCSKQTTIQKNNGRLQKALSPKHVPIYQPNVLELNDTISSSDSDTDDNA; from the exons ATGGCAGCACATAACGCTCCCAAGCACGACTTTGCACCAGCCTGGCTCAAGATTCCGTCACAAGAGAATCCC AAGCCAGCAGGGCCTAAAACGATAGAGAATGATAAATCTGCAAGAACACGTCCTAACTATTACAACAGACATCAAAGCTACGCAGAACTTCATAGACAAAACTCATTCGAAAACTATTATGATG GTAAAAGACGAGGCCCTCCTAGACACCACTCAGTAGATGATGATTTTTACCCCTACCCTCCCTATGGTCACTATGGCTATTACAATGGCTATGGCATGCACTACAACTCCAATCCATCCATCTTCAGACCTCCCCCAAACAGAGAGGCCAAATATCCCCAGCACCCCAATATGCGTTATAGCCAG ATGAATGGTGCCTATCCAGGATACTATGATCTATATGCTGGTCCATTTGATTACTATGGAGAGCAGCCATTCTTTAGTAGTTATCCCAGCAACAGAAACTCCAAGAAAAGTCATTACGAGAAGGAAGGAAGATCAAATTCTAAGGAAGGAAAAGACAAAGATGCTAATGAGAAATCTAAGACCAAGGATGATGAGGATGGAGAAAAGCCCTCATTTCAAGAGGATTTT CCTTCACTCAATGgagatgaaaacaatgaaaaaaccAACAAGATAGCAAATGGTGGAAGTGTTTGGG AACATCCTCCTCATGGGAAAAATAATACTTCAAAATTTGGAGATCGTGGACCATCATCCAACATTTATAAATCACTTGTGCCAAATAAG CTCCAGGGTTCTGTGAATAGGAAACCAAAGGAGAATGTCCGCTTTAATGGAGGATTTGCAAGTAGCAGCAAACCACTAACACCACCCGGAGTGACCCCGAGTAAAGAG GGATCACGACAGTCTCCCACTCCACCCATGGAGATCCTGAACACACGGCTTGTCACTCAGCCAAGGAATCTTGGGGACAAGAAAAGTGAATTTCTTAGGGCTCTGCGACGAGAAAATTCAGGGTATTCACCAGAAGATACACAAAGAACTGGAGGAAAG GGTGAGGGTTTGGATACAGTCACGAATGGCATCAGTGACCTGGGAATGGATGACAACCAAGAGGGCCTTCTATCAAGTTCTTTGGAAGCTGAACAAAG GTTGCTGAAGGAAATGGGATGGACTGAAAGTGATGAAGAGGAGTATGTGATCACGGAAGATGAGAAAAAAGAGTTCCAAGACAGATGCTCTAAACAG accacaattcaaaaaaataatggCAGGTTGCAGAAAGCTCTCAGCCCAAAACATGTTCCAATTTATCAGCCCAATGTTCTGGAACTTAATGACACTATATCCTCATCCGATTCCGACACTGACGACAACGCATGA
- the LOC125671979 gene encoding E3 ubiquitin-protein ligase TRIM56-like, whose protein sequence is MSGNIDEERIDSLKCIVCKNVLQRPKILPCLHSVCSKCLQAVLDSNKSKDRFPCPKCEEYITIPIGGVDGFQDNVYLNGVIGVHNSHDSKGKVCDICSLRKKKNAATSKCLNCGDLLCPSCSNSHSATRQTINHTVVDLESVIKGVHDNAIRQLNRIMCASHPDEILVIFCYDCNFLVCHECQLSYHYSHHTVAVDEADVDQRQEIATSIQFLDTKLKNLNDIEDGVHGTEATINEKEERILVDLDNSAKQLIAQIETEKAELTQKVKAHMERQRQICRDQLDLVKARKDKIQESCEFCNEVAQAGKNDEVIYLEPMILQRLHILENLPRIRDEVTCQFPEVRLRNIFGNIETIRFFDFLPGSSNVVPLLPQENSDVSGAPQVSQLLMVKKINTFTNEDETCPKISSLACTDSFFLVGDNANRKIKKFNSTGKYLEALARVKSYSVSICDDTIICSDNFSVSVYSSDYNRKIAMDGTSSTYPTCVYECTNFAVADSSAHEVYIFDKTGDVTSSISIPRATRRTRRRSLAFICCNSKGEIIASDWGTNSVFLIGKNGKTLREYHTKSESTRDWIPGGVCVDIHDNVFIADQQKGAITILSPKFKVILKHSTKRDYLERPMNIAYDSSGHILVAGKNGIVNMYSCKYL, encoded by the coding sequence ATGTCCGGAAATATAGACGAGGAACGTATAGATAGTTTGAAATGTATAGTGTGCAAAAACGTTTTGCAGCGGCCAAAAATTCTTCCTTGTTTGCACTCAGTGTGTTCGAAATGCTTGCAAGCTGTTCTCGATAGCAACAAAAGCAAGGACAGATTCCCCTGTCCGAAATGCGAGGAATATATCACCATTCCAATTGGAGGAGTAGATGGATTTCAAGACAATGTTTACTTAAATGGGGTAATAGGTGTCCACAACTCGCACGATAGCAAGGGGAAGGTTTGCGATATTTGCTCTTTGCGAAAAAAGAAAAATGCTGCAACctcaaaatgtttaaattgtggTGATCTTCTCTGCCCCAGTTGCAGTAATTCCCATTCAGCTACCCGGCAGACTATCAACCATACGGTAGTAGATCTCGAAAGTGTCATCAAAGGTGTGCATGATAATGCTATTCGACAACTGAACAGAATAATGTGCGCCTCACATCCAGACGAGATACTGGTCATTTTCTGCTATGATTGTAATTTCCTAGTTTGTCACGAGTGCCAGCTGTCGTATCATTACAGCCACCACACGGTCGCTGTAGACGAAGCAGACGTGGATCAGCGTCAGGAAATTGCAACGTCCATACAGTTCTTGGACACcaaattgaaaaatctgaaCGATATCGAAGATGGCGTACACGGGACCGAAGCGACAATAAATGAAAAGGAAGAAAGAATACTTGTAGATCTGGACAACTCAGCAAAGCAGCTTATTGCTCAAATTGAAACTGAGAAGGCTGAGCTCACTCAAAAAGTTAAAGCTCACATGGAAAGACAACGACAGATTTGCAGAGATCAATTAGACCTAGTCAAAGCAAGAAAGGATAAGATTCAAGAAAGCTGCGAATTTTGTAACGAAGTCGCTCAAGCTGGAAAGAATGACGAAGTAATATATCTAGAGCCCATGATTCTTCAAAGGCTTCACATCCTAGAAAATCTTCCCCGAATTCGTGACGAAGTAACATGCCAGTTCCCGGAGGTGCGCCTTCGGAACATATTTGGAAACATTGAAACAATTCGATTCTTTGATTTCCTACCGGGGTCGTCAAATGTTGTGCCTCTCCTGCCACAAGAAAACTCAGATGTCAGTGGAGCACCACAAGTCTCCCAGTTGCTGATGGTGAAGAAAATCAACACATTCACAAACGAAGACGAAACTTGTCCTAAGATCAGCAGTCTTGCCTGCACTGATAGTTTCTTTCTCGTCGGAGACAATGCcaacagaaaaataaagaaattcaattcaacTGGGAAATATCTTGAAGCACTTGCAAGAGTGAAGTCATACAGTGTGTCAATATGTGATGACACCATCATATGTAGCGATAATTTCTCAGTTTCCGTGTACTCGTCCGACTACAATCGCAAAATTGCTATGGACGGCACCAGCAGTACTTATCCCACTTGCGTGTATGAATGCACAAATTTTGCAGTCGCCGACAGCAGCGCACATGAGGTCTACATCTTCGACAAGACCGGTGACGTCACAAGTAGCATTTCGATACCAAGGGCAACTAGGAGAACTCGCAGGCGCAGCTTAGCCTTCATCTGTTGCAACAGCAAGGGCGAGATTATCGCATCAGATTGGGGAACAAACTCCGTTTTCTTGATTGGAAAGAATGGGAAAACTCTCCGTGAATATCACACCAAAAGTGAATCCACCAGAGATTGGATACCAGGGGGTGTATGTGTTGATATCCATGACAACGTCTTTATCGCTGACCAGCAGAAAGGGGCAATTACTATTCTCAGTCCGAAATTCAAAGTTATTCTGAAGCACTCAACAAAAAGGGATTACCTAGAAAGACCCATGAACATTGCATACGACAGTTCTGGTCATATTCTGGTCGCGGGAAAAAATGGCATCGTGAACATGTACTCCTGTAAATATCTGTAG